The Candidatus Arthromitus sp. SFB-mouse-Japan genome includes a region encoding these proteins:
- a CDS encoding Cof-type HAD-IIB family hydrolase, protein MSNIKLCVFDLDGTLLNSNKEITKETLQALQKLKNKNIQYTIATGRIDILARKYQKQIKSNLPIISCNGSLIRDLSNNILYKKSLDFNIVKNLVDFYNLNNLNFMLYTETAILSTPNNPRLKLLEKLNLSSDLKDKFEVEIIHKDIQNYSNLSFLKSLTHIDNREKLLNIESQLNKKFKNLSIVSSDEKLLDIMPPGVNKGTALHNLCKILDIDKNEIIVFGDNFNDIEMINFAHISVVPSNSEQHIKNMATYVTKSNDDNGIAFAINEFILKSV, encoded by the coding sequence ATGTCAAATATAAAACTTTGCGTATTTGATTTAGATGGTACACTTTTAAATTCTAACAAGGAAATTACAAAGGAAACACTACAAGCTTTGCAAAAACTAAAAAATAAAAATATACAATACACAATAGCAACTGGAAGAATAGACATCCTCGCTAGAAAGTATCAAAAACAAATAAAATCCAACTTACCTATAATATCTTGTAATGGATCTCTCATACGTGATTTATCTAATAATATACTTTATAAAAAATCTTTAGATTTCAATATTGTTAAAAATTTAGTAGACTTCTATAATTTAAATAATCTAAACTTTATGTTATATACTGAAACTGCTATATTAAGTACGCCCAATAATCCAAGATTAAAATTACTAGAAAAACTAAATCTATCATCGGATCTAAAAGATAAATTTGAAGTTGAAATAATACATAAAGATATACAAAACTATTCTAATCTATCATTTTTAAAATCACTAACACACATAGATAATAGAGAAAAACTTTTAAATATAGAATCTCAATTAAATAAAAAATTTAAAAATTTATCTATTGTATCATCAGATGAAAAATTACTCGATATAATGCCTCCAGGTGTAAATAAAGGAACTGCACTCCATAATTTATGTAAAATATTAGACATCGATAAAAATGAAATTATTGTATTTGGTGATAACTTTAACGATATAGAAATGATTAATTTTGCACATATATCTGTTGTCCCTTCAAACAGTGAACAACATATAAAAAATATGGCAACATATGTAACAAAAAGTAACGACGATAATGGTATTGCCTTTGCAATAAATGAATTCATACTAAAGAGTGTGTAG
- the adhE gene encoding bifunctional acetaldehyde-CoA/alcohol dehydrogenase, which yields MKSKNQIQEKETSNISLVINSLVNNAKKAEQKLLKLNQNQIDKIVSAMCIAGADKNIELSKLAIEETKRGVFEDKVIKNLFATEYIHHDIKHIKTVGIINDDPTKDYFNVAEPVGIIAGVTPVTNPTSTAMFKAIISIKTRNPIIFAFHPSAQKCSSEAARVVYEAAISAGAPEHCIQWINEPSIEATNLLMNHPEIALILATGGSGMVKSAYSCGKPALGVGPGNVPAYLEKTCNLQRAVSDIIISKTFDNGMICASEQTAVVDEEISKYFEKLMKELNCHLCSEDEIKKLEKYAFPEDKNSCVLNANIVGKSANEIAKEAGFEVPEKTKILIAKIDSIGPNSPLSREKLSPILSYIIVKNSDEGIEKSCQIVEFGGLGHSAAIHSSNEDIIKKFSEKVKAGRIVVNSPSTHGAIGDLYNSNRASLTLGCGSYGKNSIISNVTCENLINLKRVARRKTNMQWFKIPKKIFFEWGSTSYLEKMPDISKIMIITDAGMVNLGYADIVVNHLNNRIDKVSIEIFSDVEPDPSVETVFNGVKAMNRFKPDCIIALGGGSAIDAAKSMWLFYEHPEINFNDIKLKFVDIRKRIYKFPKLGNKAQLVAIPTTSGTGSEVTSFSVISDKTKNIKYPLADYELTPNVAIIDPQFVMSLPKSVTADTGLDVLTHAIEAYVSILASDYTDALAIKAIQLVFEYLPRAFKNGNNDKVAREKMHNASSIAGMAFTNAFLGINHSLAHKLGGEFHIPHGRANAILLPHVIKFNSETPTKLPSFPKYEKFIAHEKYAEISRSLGLKASTTEEGVNSLISAIKKLMSELEMPTKISECNINKEEYMSKIELLALKAFDDQCTGANPRYPLVEELHEIYKNIY from the coding sequence ATGAAATCAAAAAATCAAATACAAGAAAAAGAAACTTCAAATATAAGCTTAGTTATTAATTCTCTAGTAAATAATGCTAAAAAAGCTGAACAAAAACTTTTGAAATTAAATCAAAATCAAATAGATAAAATTGTATCAGCTATGTGTATTGCTGGTGCTGATAAAAACATAGAATTATCAAAATTAGCTATCGAAGAAACTAAACGTGGAGTTTTTGAAGACAAGGTTATTAAAAACCTTTTTGCTACTGAATACATTCATCATGATATTAAACATATTAAAACTGTTGGAATTATAAATGATGATCCAACTAAAGATTATTTTAATGTTGCTGAACCAGTTGGTATTATCGCTGGGGTTACTCCAGTTACAAATCCAACATCAACTGCTATGTTTAAAGCTATAATATCAATCAAAACAAGAAATCCAATAATATTTGCATTCCATCCGTCCGCCCAAAAATGTAGTTCAGAAGCTGCTAGAGTAGTTTATGAAGCTGCTATATCTGCTGGGGCTCCAGAACACTGCATTCAATGGATAAACGAACCATCCATCGAAGCTACTAATTTACTAATGAATCATCCAGAAATAGCTCTCATTTTGGCAACAGGTGGATCCGGAATGGTTAAATCTGCATATAGTTGTGGAAAACCTGCTTTAGGAGTTGGCCCTGGAAATGTTCCAGCTTATCTTGAGAAAACTTGTAACCTTCAGAGAGCTGTATCAGATATCATCATATCCAAAACTTTTGATAATGGTATGATTTGTGCATCAGAACAAACTGCTGTAGTAGATGAAGAAATCTCAAAATATTTTGAAAAATTAATGAAAGAATTAAATTGCCATTTATGTTCTGAAGATGAAATTAAAAAACTCGAAAAATATGCATTTCCTGAAGACAAAAACTCTTGTGTCTTAAATGCCAATATAGTCGGAAAATCAGCTAATGAGATAGCTAAAGAAGCTGGTTTTGAAGTTCCTGAAAAAACAAAGATATTAATTGCAAAAATAGATTCTATAGGCCCTAACTCTCCTCTATCACGTGAAAAATTAAGTCCTATTCTCTCATATATCATTGTTAAAAACTCTGATGAAGGAATCGAAAAATCTTGCCAAATAGTCGAGTTTGGAGGTCTTGGACATTCTGCAGCTATTCATTCATCCAATGAAGATATTATTAAAAAGTTCTCAGAAAAAGTTAAAGCTGGAAGAATAGTTGTAAACTCACCATCAACTCATGGAGCTATAGGTGATTTATATAATTCAAATAGAGCATCCCTAACATTAGGATGTGGTTCTTACGGTAAAAATTCGATAATATCTAATGTTACATGTGAGAATTTAATCAATCTAAAGAGAGTCGCAAGGAGAAAAACTAATATGCAATGGTTTAAAATACCAAAGAAAATATTCTTCGAATGGGGTTCTACCTCATACCTAGAAAAAATGCCTGATATATCTAAAATAATGATAATTACTGATGCTGGAATGGTCAATCTTGGATATGCAGATATAGTTGTAAATCACTTAAATAACAGAATAGATAAAGTAAGTATTGAAATTTTCTCTGATGTTGAACCAGATCCATCTGTTGAAACTGTATTTAATGGTGTTAAAGCTATGAACAGATTTAAACCTGATTGTATCATTGCTTTAGGTGGAGGATCTGCAATAGATGCCGCAAAATCTATGTGGTTATTCTATGAACACCCAGAAATAAACTTCAATGATATAAAACTAAAATTTGTTGATATTAGAAAAAGAATTTACAAATTCCCTAAACTTGGTAATAAAGCTCAATTAGTTGCAATACCTACAACATCTGGAACAGGATCAGAAGTTACTTCATTCTCAGTAATTAGTGATAAAACTAAAAATATCAAATACCCTCTAGCTGATTATGAATTAACTCCTAATGTAGCTATAATAGATCCTCAATTTGTTATGAGCTTGCCAAAATCTGTTACAGCAGACACTGGACTTGATGTTTTAACTCATGCAATTGAAGCATATGTTTCAATATTAGCATCAGATTATACAGATGCCTTAGCTATAAAAGCTATACAATTAGTATTTGAATACTTACCAAGAGCATTTAAAAATGGAAATAATGATAAAGTCGCTCGTGAAAAAATGCATAACGCTTCTTCTATAGCTGGAATGGCATTTACAAACGCCTTTCTAGGTATAAATCACTCACTTGCTCATAAACTTGGAGGAGAATTCCATATACCTCATGGACGTGCAAATGCTATACTCTTACCTCATGTAATTAAATTTAACTCTGAAACACCAACAAAACTTCCATCATTCCCTAAATATGAGAAGTTTATTGCACATGAAAAATATGCAGAGATTTCAAGATCTCTAGGACTTAAAGCTTCTACTACAGAAGAAGGTGTTAATAGTCTAATTAGTGCTATTAAAAAGCTTATGAGTGAACTTGAAATGCCGACAAAAATTTCTGAATGTAATATAAATAAAGAAGAATATATGAGCAAAATAGAATTACTTGCTCTCAAAGCATTCGATGATCAATGTACTGGGGCAAATCCAAGATATCCTCTTGTTGAAGAATTACACGAAATATACAAAAATATATACTAA
- a CDS encoding rRNA methyltransferase, which translates to MRILRSSKEIELGNEDFLDKIKSYDKLIIDLGTGQGAFVYFSALDNKNNFYIGLDSCGNSMKKYAIKQYKNKVSNLIYIIMNVQNIDNLLYNMFSEVYINLPWGSLLEGLFKEELGIVHNISKLLIDGGMIKICFSYNDKFEKMEIEKRNLPLFNDEYFRNIFRPLYYKYNIEIEEINLILKDDIPFESKWAKVLGESNRREFYIINGYKKRVQ; encoded by the coding sequence ATGAGGATACTTAGGAGTAGTAAGGAAATTGAGTTAGGTAATGAAGATTTTTTAGATAAGATAAAGTCGTATGATAAGTTGATAATTGATTTGGGTACAGGACAGGGAGCATTTGTATATTTTAGTGCATTGGATAATAAAAATAATTTTTATATTGGGTTAGATTCTTGTGGAAATTCTATGAAAAAGTATGCAATTAAGCAATATAAAAATAAGGTAAGTAATTTAATTTATATTATTATGAATGTTCAGAATATAGATAACTTATTATATAATATGTTTTCAGAAGTTTATATAAATTTACCTTGGGGTAGTTTACTTGAAGGTTTATTTAAGGAAGAACTAGGTATTGTACATAATATATCTAAATTATTGATAGATGGTGGAATGATTAAAATATGTTTTTCCTATAATGATAAATTTGAAAAGATGGAGATAGAAAAGAGGAATTTGCCTTTATTTAATGATGAGTATTTTAGAAATATTTTTAGACCGTTATATTATAAATATAATATAGAAATAGAAGAGATTAATTTAATATTAAAGGATGATATTCCTTTTGAGAGTAAGTGGGCTAAAGTTTTAGGTGAGAGTAATAGAAGAGAATTTTATATTATAAATGGTTATAAGAAAAGAGTGCAGTGA
- a CDS encoding AbgT family transporter, giving the protein MTQKRSRKEKHSLDNKKVGILNKSLNFIEVVGNKLPDPVTLFVLLSIITVIASYILSNMNIVAEYETLKDGVSEAVKVQVTNLLTKEAMSNFLTSIVTNFTSFAPLGVVLVSMLGVGVAEGTGLIDALIKKLILSTPKRLITIVVVFLGVLSNVASDAGYVVLVPLGAIIFKSFGRNPIAGIAAAFAGVSGGFSANLLIGTIDPLLSGLSQSAANIIDPSYMVNPTSNYYFMVVSTFLITIVGTLITEYVIIPRLEKNQNPDNLVEQVEVQDENSFKFTKSEKKGLLYAGISLLVFCIIIGIGLLPGGMLRNPETGSIINKSPFISGIVVILALLFLIPGVFFGIGSGKIKKDSDIINAMSKSMSSMGSYLVLSFFAAQFINLFEKSKIATIIAVDGAEILENIGFVGIPLIIGFIIITGFINLFIGSASAKWAIIAPVFVPLFMRLGYSPEFTQMAYRIGDSTTNIITPLLPYFPIIAMLVKKYDKKSGIGTLISLMLPYSIALLVSWIILLVLWMVLKLPLGPEAFIFLK; this is encoded by the coding sequence TTGACTCAAAAAAGAAGTAGAAAAGAGAAACATTCATTAGATAATAAAAAAGTTGGGATACTTAATAAAAGTCTTAATTTTATTGAGGTTGTAGGTAATAAGTTACCAGATCCAGTAACATTGTTTGTTTTATTAAGTATAATAACTGTTATTGCTTCTTATATTTTAAGTAATATGAACATTGTAGCTGAGTATGAAACATTAAAAGATGGTGTATCTGAGGCAGTTAAAGTTCAGGTAACAAATTTACTTACAAAAGAAGCTATGTCTAATTTTCTGACCAGTATAGTTACTAATTTTACAAGTTTTGCGCCCTTAGGTGTCGTGTTGGTTTCTATGCTCGGAGTTGGAGTGGCTGAAGGAACTGGTTTAATAGATGCTTTAATAAAGAAACTTATATTAAGCACTCCAAAAAGATTGATAACAATTGTTGTTGTGTTTTTAGGAGTTTTGTCTAATGTAGCTTCTGATGCCGGATATGTTGTGTTAGTTCCACTAGGTGCTATAATATTTAAGAGTTTTGGTAGAAATCCTATAGCCGGTATTGCTGCTGCTTTTGCTGGTGTTTCTGGGGGATTTTCAGCAAATCTTCTTATAGGAACTATAGATCCATTATTAAGTGGACTTAGTCAATCAGCAGCAAATATAATAGATCCATCATATATGGTAAATCCAACAAGTAATTATTATTTTATGGTAGTTTCTACTTTTTTAATAACTATAGTTGGAACACTTATAACCGAATATGTAATAATTCCAAGACTTGAAAAAAATCAAAATCCTGATAATTTAGTTGAGCAAGTTGAAGTTCAAGATGAGAATTCATTTAAGTTTACTAAAAGTGAAAAAAAAGGTCTTTTATATGCAGGAATTTCTTTATTGGTATTTTGTATCATAATTGGAATAGGACTTTTGCCTGGTGGGATGCTTAGGAATCCAGAGACAGGTTCAATAATTAATAAATCACCATTTATTAGTGGTATTGTTGTTATACTTGCGCTGTTATTTTTAATTCCTGGAGTGTTTTTTGGGATTGGATCAGGGAAAATTAAGAAAGATAGTGATATCATCAATGCTATGTCAAAATCTATGTCATCTATGGGGTCATATTTGGTATTGTCATTCTTTGCAGCACAGTTTATAAATTTATTTGAGAAAAGTAAGATTGCTACAATAATTGCAGTAGATGGAGCTGAAATTCTAGAGAATATAGGGTTTGTAGGAATACCGCTCATAATAGGATTTATAATTATAACTGGTTTTATAAATTTATTTATAGGAAGTGCATCAGCTAAGTGGGCCATAATAGCTCCTGTGTTTGTTCCATTATTTATGAGGCTAGGTTATAGTCCAGAGTTTACTCAGATGGCATACAGAATAGGTGATTCAACTACAAATATAATAACTCCACTGCTTCCATATTTCCCAATAATTGCAATGCTTGTTAAGAAATATGATAAAAAAAGTGGAATAGGTACATTAATATCATTAATGTTGCCATATTCGATAGCTTTATTAGTAAGTTGGATCATATTATTAGTATTATGGATGGTTTTAAAATTACCTTTGGGACCAGAAGCGTTTATATTTTTAAAATAA